Below is a window of Streptomyces sp. WMMB303 DNA.
CGATCTGGGCGCTGCCGTACTCCAGGTCGTACGCCTGGGAGAGGGTGGCGCCGGGGAGCTTGCCGGACTTGCGCACCGGGACGAAACCGATGCCCGACCGGACGGCGGCGGGGGCGCCGAGGATGAACCCGCGCGCCTCGAGGCCGACGATCTTCGTCGCCCGGTGCCGCTCGGCGAGCCCGGCGAACGCGTCCGTGAGGACGGCGAACGCGCGGGCGTCGGCGAGCAGCGGGGTGATGTCCTTGAACATCACCCCGGGCTTGGGGTAGTCGGGCACGTCGTGGATCCGGCTGGTCAGCAGCTCCCGCACCTCGGCGGGATCCGGCAGGGCCGGCGAGGCAGGCGAGGAATCCGTGGCACTCATCGGCTCACCTGCGCTTTCCGGACGGCCTGCCGCGGCCTCGGCCGCGGGAGGCCGGCTGACGGCGCTGGCCCCCGACGCCCGCACCGGCCGCGGCCGGACCGCCACCGCGGCCGTTGTCCACGGAGACCGGCGGGCGGACGCCGCCCCCGCCTCCGCCGTCGCCCGGCTCGCCGCCCGGGTCATCGCCCTGCTCGTCGTCCGGCTCGTTCGCCTCGCGCTCGGCGGCCTTGAGGCGCTTGTTCCGCACGCGCTTCGCGAGGGCCTTCATCTCGGGCTGGCGCTCCTTGAAGTCGGCCACCAGCGGAGTCGCGATGAAGATCGAGGAGTAGGCGCCGGCGGCCAGACCGACGAACAGCGAGAGCGCGATGTCGTTGAGCATGCCGCCGCCGAGCATGCCGCCGCCGATGAACAGCAGGCCGGCCACCGGCAGCAGCGCGACGACGGTGGTGTTGATGGAGCGCACCAGCGTGCCGTTGATGCTGCGGTTGGCGATCTCGCTGTAGGTGTACTTGGTCTGCTTGGTGACGTTCTTGCTGCTCTCGCGCAGACCGTCGAAGACCACGACCGTGTCGTAGAGCGAATATCCGAGAATCGTCAGCAGGCCGATCACCGTGCCCGGTGTGACCTCGAACCCGACGAGCGAGTAGACGCCGACGGTGATCGTGATGTCGTGGATCAGCGCGATGAGCGCGGCGAGCGCCATCCGCCACTCGAAGGCGATGGCCAGATAGATCACCACCAGGATCATGAAGATCCCGAGCCCCTGCCACGCCTTGTTGGCGATCTGCTCGCCCCAGCTGGGGCCGACGAGCTGCGCGTCGATCTTCTCCGGGTCGACCTTCAGCTCCTCGGCCAGCTCCTCCTTGACCTTGGTGGAGGTCTTGGTGTCGACGGTGGCGACCTGCACGCGCTTACCGCCGTCACCCAGCTCCTGGACGATGGCCGTGTGCCCGGAGACCCGCTCGGCGGCCTCCGTGGTCTGCTGCACGGAGGCCGAGGTCTTGGGCGTGGTGAAGACGGCACCGCCCTCGAACTCGATCCCCATGTTCAGGCCGCGGACGACGAGCCCGACGATGGCCGTGATGGTGATCAGGATCGAGAGGCCGTACCAGAGCTTGCGGTGCCCGACGAAGTCGTAGCCGACCTCACCGCGGTACAGCCGGGCGCCGAGAGTGCCGAGACGGGACACCTCAGACCTCCTTCGGGTCGGTGCTGACGGTGCTGCGGCCGCGCCGCAGCGGGGGCCGGGCTCCGAGCCGCTTGGGGTCGAGACCGGACCAGGGGTGCCCGTCGGAGAAGAACGGCTTGCGGGCGAGCAGCGTCATGATCGGCTTGGTGAAGAAGAAGACGACGACGACGTCGAGCGCGGTGGTCAGACCGAGGGTGAAGGCGAAGCCCTGCACCTTCCCGACCGAGACGATGAACAGGACTGCCGCGGCCAGGAACGAGACGAAGTCGGAGACCAGGATGGTGCGGCGGGCGCGCGGCCAGGCGCGCTCGACCGCGGGCCGCAGCGTGCGGCCCTCCCGTACCTCGTCCCTGATGCGTTCGAAGTAGACGATGAACGAGTCGGCCGTGATGCCGATGGCGACGATGGCGCCGCAGACCGCCGGGAGGTTGAGCGCGAAGCTCATCGCCGGGCCCAGCAGCGTCATGATCGAGTACGTCATGGCCGCCGAGACGAGCAGGCTGAGGATGGCGATCAGCGAGAGGCCGCGGTAGTAGGCGACGAGGTAGACGATCACCAGCGCGAGCCCGATGGCGCCCGCGATGAGGCCCGCCTTGAGCTGGTCGCTGCCGAGCGCCGCGGTCACCGTGGTGACGTCCGACTCCTCGAAGGAGAGCGGAAGCGCACCGTAGGAGAGGATGTTGCCCAGCTCCTCGGCGGACTCCTGGGTGAAGCTGCCGGAGATCTCCGCGTTGTTCGTCAGCTTCTGGTTGACGGTCGGGGCCGACTGGACCTGGCCGTCGAGCGCGATGGCGAACTGGTTCTGCGGCTGCGGCTTCTTCATCAGCTCGCCGGTGATCTCACCGAACTGGTCGGAGCCCTTGTCGCTGAACGACATCTGGACGATCCACTGGCCGCGCTGCTGGTCGAAGACGGCCTTGGCCTTGCTGACGTTCTTGCCCTGCACGGCGACCGGTCCGAGCGCGTACTTGATCGGGTCGTTGGCGTCGCAGGCGACGATCGGCTCGGAGCCCTTGGTGCTCGCGGCCTTCTCGCTGGCCTTGGCGCGGGCCTCCTTCGTGGTGCAGTCGAGCGCGTTCAGCTGCTTGGCCAGCGCGGCCGGGACGCCGGGCTGCTGAGGCTGCTGGGGCGGCGCCGTGGGCTTCGGGCTCTTCTTGCCGCCGGACTCGCTCGCCGAGGGGGTGGGGCTCTTGTCCGTCGTGGCGGTCTTGGCCGTCAGCCCCTCGGTCACGGCCCGGCCCTGGCCGGGAGAGTCGGAGGAGTGGGAGGAGGGGTTCGCCTGGTCGCCCTGCTCCTTCTCGTCCTTCTGGTCCTTCTGGTCCTGGCTCTTGTCCTGCTTGCCGGAGCCGGAGGGCGAGGGAGACGAGGAGGGCTGGGGCTGCCGGGACTTGCCGACCTGGGCCAGCGTCAGCACGGGCCGGAACGCGAGCTGCGCCGTGGTGCCCACCTGCTCGCGCGCCTGCTTGGAGTTGGTGCCCTTGGGGATGTTGACGATGATGTGCCGGTCGCCCTGGGTCTGGACCTCGGCCTCCGTCACACCGAGACCGTTGACGCGCCGCTCGATGATGCCGACGGCGGTGTTCATGTTGGTCTTGTTGATCGCGTTGGGCTTGCCCGGCTGGTTCTTCGCCTCAAGGGTGATGCTGGTGCCACCCGCCAGGTCGATGCCCAGTCGGGGCGTCTTGTGGCCCGAGGCGAACATCCCCGCGACCAGCCCGGCCGTGATCACCAGAATCAGCCCTAGGGAGCGCCATGGCCTCCCCTTGGCGCCGGAGGCCCTGCGACCCCTTTTCGGTGCTGCCACCTTCTCGTCTCTCCCTGTCCAACCGCCCGTGCCGCCCCGCGAGTTCGGCCGGGCGCGGCACAGCGGCGCGCGAAGTGGTCTGTGGACGTGCTACGCCGCCGGACCCGGTCCTCTCCCCCAGCCCGGCGGCGCTGACCTTACTTGGAGTCGGCGTCCTCGTCCCGCTTGGCTTCCTCGGCCTCGGCGGTGTCGGCCTTCGCCGCGTCCGCGCCCTTCGGCTCGTCGGACGCGTCGGCGGACTCCTCGCCCTCCTGCTTCCCGGCCTCCCCGGCGGCGTCGCCGTCGGCGTCCTTCTTCCGCAGGTCGGGCTTCGCGTCGGAGGAGGCGTCGTCCTCGTCCCGGGTGAGCGAGGACGCGTCGTCCGGGACGACGGTGTCGACGTCGAACTCCTCGCCCTCGGGACCGTTCGTGATGCGGTCGAACTCCTCGTCGGAGAGCACGGCGCCGATGGCGTTCTTGGCGAAGAGCGCGTGCGTACCGGGCTCGATCTCCACGAGGACGCTGTCCTCACGGATCTCCTTGACGACGGCGTACATGCCCCCGATGGTGCGGATGCCCGTGCCAGGCTGCATCTGGTCACGCATCTCAGCGGCCTGACGCTGCTTCTTCTTGGCGGAGCGAGTCATCAGGAACATGGCCCCGATGATCACAATGAACGGGAGGAGAGCAATAGGATCCACGGCGGAAGATATTCCTTCGCATGGCCGCGTCTCAGCGGCCTGGGTATTCGGGGTGGGCAAGCCTCCGCGAGGGAGGGCGTCGGCGGAGTCTAAGCGAGCCTTCGCCGATGGAACAACGTCAAGCATGGCACCGAGGTTCCCTGCCCGACGAGTCTCCGCGCCGTCACGCTCCGAACAGGCCCTGTTGTCCCGGCCCTCCGGAGACCGGCCCCGAGGACTGCTGGGGCGGGGTGAGACCCAGGTGAGCCCATGCGGCCGGAGTGGCCACGCGGCCACGCGGAGTGCGGGCCAGCAGCCCCTCGCGCACGAGGAACGGCTCAGCCACTTCCTCCACTGTCTCACGCTCCTCGCCGACCGCGACGGCGAGCGTGGAGAGGCCGACGGGACCGCCTCCGAACAGCTTCAGCAGCGAGCCGAGCACGGCGCGGTCGAGCCGGTCGAGACCGCGCCCGTCCACCTCGTAGACCTCCAGCGCGGCGCCGGCCACCTCACGGGTGATGACGCCGTCCGCCTTGACCTGTGCGTAGTCCCGCACTCTGCGCAACAACCGGTTGGCGATCCGCGGCGTGCCCCGGGAGCGCCCGGCGATCTCGACCGCGCCCTCCGGGTCCGTACGCACCTCCAGCAGCTCGGCGGAGCGGTGTACGACCTGCTCCAGCTCGGCCGGCTCGTAGAACTCCATGTGCGCCGTGAAGCCGAAGCGGTCCCGCAGCGGCGGCGGCAGCAGCCCGGCCCGGGTGGTGGCGCCGACAAGCGTGAAGGGCGGCAGCTCCAGCGGGATGGCCGTCGCACCGGGCCCCTTGCCGACGATCACGTCGACCCGGAAGTCCTCCATGGCCATGTAGAGCATCTCCTCGGCCGGACGGGACATCCGGTGGATCTCGTCCAGGAAGAGCACCTCGCCCTCCTGGAGGGAGGAGAGGATCGCCGCGAGATCGCCCGCGTGCTGGATGGCCGGGCCGGAGGTGATGCGGATGGGGGCGCCCATCTCCGCCGCGATGATCATCGACAGCGTGGTCTTGCCGAGACCGGGCGCGCCGGACAGCAGGACGTGATCGGCGGTGCACCCGCGGGCGCGCGCGGCGCGCAACACCAGATCGAGCTGCTCGCGCACCTTGGGCTGCCCGATGAACTCGCCCAACTGCTTGGGTCGCAGCGCGGCTTCGACCGCCTGCTCGTCACCGTCGACCTCGGCGTCGACGAGCCGTTCCTCGGAGCTCATCGCGTCACCGTGCCCGGTTCAGGGACTGCAGGGCGGCCTTCAGCAGCACACCGACCTGGGGCTCGGCCCCCTTCGCGACCACCGCCTCGGCCTGCGGCGCGACGGCCGTGACGGCTTCCTCCGCCTCCTTGGCGGCGTACCCCAGCCCGACCAGCGCCGCGTGCAGTTGCTCCTGCCAGCCGGCGGCGGCCCCGGCCGCGGCGCGCGAGGCGGGCACCGCGCCCAGCGGCGCTCCGAGCCGGTCCTTCAGCTCCAGCAGCAACTTCTGCGCGCCCTTCTTCCCGATCCCCGGCACGGCGGTCAGCGTTTTCTCGTCCCCGCCGGAGACGGCCAGCCGCAGCGCGTCGGGGCTGTGCACCGCGAGCATCGCCTGGGCGAGCCGGGGCCCCACCCCGCTGGCGGTCTGCAGCAGTTCGAAGGTCTGCCGCTCGTCCTCGTCGGCGAACCCGTAGAGGGTCAGCGAGTCCTCCCGCACGACCAGCGAGGTGGCGAGCCTGGCCTGCTCGCCGGTGCGCAGCCCGGCGAGGGTGCCGGGGGTGCACTGGACCGCCATGCCGACCCCGCCGACCTCGATCACGGCGGAGTCGGGGCCGAGCGCGGCGACGGGTCCCGAGACGGAGGCGATCATCGGACTGTGCCTTTCGTGCGGTGCTGCGGACTGCCGGACTGCGGACGGCGGGCGCGTGCGGAAGGGGCCTGCAGCCGGGCGGCGAGCGCCTGCTGCAGCCGGTTCTGCGCGGGGCCCCGCCAGATGTGGCAGACCGCGAGGGCCAGCGCGTCCGCCGCGTCGGCGGGCTTCGGCGCGGCGGAGAGCCCCAGCAGGCGCGTCACCATCGCCCCGACCTGGGTCTTGTCGGCCCGCCCCGAGCCGGTCACCGCGGCCTTGACCTCGCTGGGCGTGTGCAGCGTCACGGGCAGCCCGCGCCGGGCCGCGCACAGCATGGCAACAGCGCTGGCCTGCGCGGTGCCCATGACCGTGCGGACGTTGTGCTGGCTGAACACCCGCTCCACGGCGACCGCTTCGGGGCGGAGCTCCTCCAGCCACTCCTCCAGCCCGCGCTCGATCAGCACCAGCCGGTCGGGGATCTCCGCCTCGGCGGGCGTGCGGACCACGCCGACACCCGCCATGGTCAGCCGCCGCCCGGCCTCACCGTCGACCACGCCGACACCGCAGCGGGTCAGCCCGGGATCGACCCCCAGCACACGCAATGCCCTCCCCCTCTCCGCACGCCCTGCGCAATCGTCCTTGTGTTCCCGCAGGTTATCGGGAAGCACCGACAGAACGCAGAACCGACGGCCCGGCGGAGGTGTCTCCGCCGGGCCGTCCGGAGCCGTTGCCGACGACCGTGGCGCGCCACCCGCGGGGCAGGCCGCTCCCGCAGCGCGGGATTCACCGCACGGGCGGGAGCACCGTGGTGTCGTCGCCCCGCGCACGCGGCAGCACCGTGTCGCCGCTTACGCGGCAGCACCGTGTCGCCGCTTACGCGTCGACCTTCGCCATCACATCGTCAGGCACGTCGAAGTTGGCGAAGACGTTCTGCACGTCGTCGCTGTCGTCCAGCGCGTCAATCAGCTTGAAGATCTTGCGTGCGCCCTCCTCGTCCAGCTCGACCTGCATGCTGGGGACGAAGCTGGCCTCGGCGGAGTCGTAGTCCATCCCGGCCTCGACGAGCGCGGTGCGCACCGCGACCAGGTCCGTGGCCTCGCTGATCACCTCGAAGTTCTCACCGAGGTCGTTGACCTCCTCGACCCCCGCCTCCAGGACGGCGGCGAGGACGTCGTCCTCGGAGCGGTCGCCCTTCGGGACGATGACGACGCCCTTGCGGTTGAACAGGTAGGAGACCGAACCCGGGTCGGCCATGGAGCCGCCGTTGCGGGTCATGGCGACCCGGACGTCGGACGCCGCGCGGTTGCGGTTGTCGGTCAGGCACTCGATCAGCACGGCGACACCGTTGGGACCGTAGCCCTCGTACATGATCGTCTCGTACTCGGCGCCGCCCGCCTCCAGGCCCGCGCCGCGCTTGACCGCGCTGTCGATGTTCTTGTTGGGGACCGACTGCTTCTTCGCCTTCTGGATGGCGTCGTAGAGGGTCGGATTGCCCTCCACGTCAGCACCGCCCATCCGGGCCGCGACCTCGATGTTCTTGATCAGCTTCGCGAAGAGCTTGCCGCGCTTGGCATCGATCACGGCCTTCTTGTGCTTGGTGGTAGCCCACTTAGAGTGGCCGGACACAGCCTCGCTCCTTCACAGTCCCAACTACTTCTCGACGCGGAGATCCTACCGCCAGCCACTCAGTGTGCCGACCGCACCATCTCCGTGAACAGCGCGTGCACCCGCTGGTCACCGGTGAGCTCCGGATGGAAGGCGGTGGCCAGCAGATGGCGCTGCCGGACGGCCACCGGGTGACCGTCGTAGGAGGCCAGCGTCTCAGCCGCCGCCCCCGTCGACTCCACCCAGGGGGCGCGGATGAAGACCCCCTCGACCGGGCCGCCGGGTACGGCCGGCATGTCGACCGCCGCCTCGAAGGACTCGTTCTGGCGCCCGAAAGCGTTACGTCGGACGATCATGTCGATGCCGCCGACAGTCTCCTGCCCGGAGCGGGGGTCGAGAATCTTGTCCGCGAGCATGATCATTCCGGCGCAGGAGCCGTAGGCGGGCATCCCCCGGGACACCCGCTCGCGCAACGGCTCCATGAGGCCGAACGTGACCGCGAGCTTGCTGATCGTGGTCGATTCGCCGCCCGGGATGACCAGGCCGTCGACGGCGGCGAGTTCCTCGGGGCGCCGGACCTGCACAGGGTCGGCACCCGACGCCCGGAGGGCGGCGAGATGCTCGCGGACGTCGCCCTGCAGGGCGAGCACGCCGATGGTCGGCGCTGACACGGTCACGGTGCGGTCCTTCTTCGTCGCTGGGCTGTTCACCGGGCGCGGCCCGGTCCTCGGGCGGTCGGCCGGGCGCCGCACCGGTGGGCACTGCAGCCTCCCGGCGCGGCGCCGGGCGGGTCACCAGCCGCGGCTGGCGTAGCGCTCCGTCTCCGGCAGGGTGTCGCAGTTGATGCCGACCATGGCCTCGCCCAGGCCCCGGGAGGCATCGGCGACGATCTTGGGGTCGTCGTAGAACGTGGTGGCCTTCACGATGGCCGCTGCGCGCTTGGCCGGGTCGCCGGACTTGAAGATCCCGGAGCCGACGAAGACGCCCTCGGCACCGAGCTGCCGCATCAGCGCCGCGTCGGCCGGGGTGGCGACACCGCCCGCCGAGAAGAGCACGACCGGCAGCTTACCCGCCACCGAGACCTCCTTGACCAGCTCGAACGGCGCCCGCAGCTCCTTGGCGGCCGCGTAGAGCTCGTTGTCGTCCAGCACGGTCAGCTTGCCGATCTCGTTCTTGATCTGCCGCATGTGCCGGACGGCCTCGACGACGTTGCCGGTGCCCGCCTCACCCTTGGAGCGGATCATGGCCGCGCCCTCGGCGATCCGGCGCAGGGCCTCGCCCAGGTTGGTGGCACCGCAGACGAACGGCGTGGTGAAGGCGAACTTGTCGCTGTGATTGACCTCGTCCGCCGGAGTCAGGACCTCCGACTCGTCGATGTAGTCGACCCCGAGCGCCTGGAGTACCTGCGCCTCGACGAGGTGCCCGATCCGGGACTTGGCCATCACCGGGATCGAGACGGCTTCGATGATGCCCTCGATCATGTCCGGGTCGGACATCCGGGCCACGCCGCCGTCCTTGCGGATGTCGGCGGGCACCCGCTCCAGGGCCATCACGGCGACGGCGCCGGAGTCCTCGGCGATCTTCGCCTGCTCCGGCGTGACGACGTCCATGATCACGCCGCCCTTGAGCTGCTCGGCCATGCCCCGCTTGACGCGGGCGGTGCCGGTCTCGGGACGCTGTACGGCGGAGTCGGTGGCGGTGGACGGAGTTGACACGTTCGACCTCGCTGAAGGGGTGATGTTCGAGGGACCGCTCAGGTCCGAGGGCCACCCTCTCGAACAGGGCGGCCTGCGAAAAGGGCCAATCGCGGGGTTGTGGCCTGTACTGGCTCGCGCGGCCCGCCGACGGACCCCGACCGCACCCGGGGCCGCTGTGGCGCACCGGGCGGGCCGGTCACTCCGCAGAGGGCTCCCGGCCCGGGCCGGCGGGGAGCGGCGGTGGCTCGTCGTCCATCTCGAACGCCAGTGGGAAGGGCGCGTGACCGGCCAGCCGGAACCAGCGGACCGTACGGTGCCGCCGCAGCGCCCGGGCCGCGCGCACCGCGTCGTTGTGGAACCGCCGCGCCATCGGCACCCTGCGCGCCGCCGTGCTCAGCTCGGCGGCCGTCTCCCGGCCGCCCGGAGCCGCCCGGACGGCCTCGAACTGGGCGCTCTCGGCGAAGACGGCGCGCAGCGCCTGACTCAGCTCGCTCTCCGCGACCTCTCGCTGGTCCTCGGCGGCCTGCCGGGCACCGTGCGCGGCCTGGTGCAGCACCATGGAGGCCGCCGGATCCAGGACGCCCGCGGTGGCGAGTTCCTGGGCGATGGAGGAACGGCGCAGCAGAGCGGCGTCCAGCGCGGCCCTGGCAGCGTCGATCCGCGCGTGCAGCCGGTCCAGCCGCCCGGCGGTCCAGCTCAGATAGACGCCCACGAGCAACAGCGCGACGACGATCCAGATGACGGTGGTGAGGTTGGGCATCTCGGTTCCGGGGCTCAGTCCCGCGCGAGACCGAACCGGGCCCGCAGCCCGGTGCGCTCGTCGGGGGCGACGGACGCGGCGCCGTCCGTGACCGTCTCGTAGACGGCGAGGATGTCGGCACCGACGGTGGACCAGTCGAACCGCCGCACATGCCGCGAGCCGCGCTCACGCAGGTCGGTGCGGCGTGCGGAGTCGGCCAGGAGGCGTACGGCGGAGTCGGCCAGCGCGTCGGCCCGGCCGACCGGGAACAGCTCTCCGGCCGCTCCGCCGTCGAGCACCTGCTCGAAGGCGTCCAGGTCGCCGGCGAGCACCGGGGCACCGGCCGACATGGCCTCCACCAGGATGATCCCGAAGGACTCGCCCCCCGTGTTGGGTGCGACGTAGAGGTCCACGCTGCGCAGCAGCCGCGCCTTGTCCTCGTCACTGACCATGCCGAGGAACTCCACGCTCCCGCGCATGGCTGCCGGGAGCTGCGCGACCGCCTCCTGCTCGTCCCCCCGTCCGGCGACCAGCAGCCGGGTGCCGGGAGCCGCCTCCAGGATGGCGGGCAGCGCCTTCATCAGCACCGGCAAGCCCTTGCGCGGCTCGTCGATCCGGCCGATGAACCCGATCGTGCGGCCCTCGGGGCCGCCCTGCCACGCGGGCTCGGGTTCGGCGCGGGAGAAGAAGCCGACGTCCACCCCGTTGGGGATGGTGACCGCGTCGCCGCCCAGGTGTTCGACCAGGGTGCGGCGCGCGTACTCGCTCACCGCGATCCGGGCGCTGATCTTCTCCAGCGCCGGCTGGAGAATCGGATACGCCGCGATCATCGCCCGGGAGCGCGGGTTGGAGGTGTGGAAGGTGGCGACGATGGGACCCTGCGCCGCCCAGCACGCCAGCAGGGACAGCGAGGGCGTGGCCGGTTCGTGGATGTGCAGCACGTCGAAGCCGCCCTCGTGCAGCCAGCGGCGGACTCGGGCCGCCGACAGGAAGCCGAAGTTCAGCCGCGCCACCGAACCGTTGTACGGCACGGGCACCGCACGTCCCGCCGAGACCACGTAGGAGGGCAGCGGCGTCTCGTCGTCCGAGGGCGCCAGCACGGACACCTCGTGCCCCAGCCGGATCAGATGCTCGGCCAGGTCGCGTACATGGAACTGGACGCCGCCGGGCACATCCCACGAATAGGGGCAGACGACTCCGATTCTCATCCGCGCCCCCGTTCCGCGGCCGGTCCTAGATCGGCGAGCCAGAAGCGCTGGAGCATGTGCCAGTCCTGCGGATGCGCGGCGATCCCCGCGGCGAAGGTGTCGGCCAGCGTCTGTGTCATGGCGGCGACCCGCTCCCGGCGCCCCTCGATCGGCGGAACCGGGATCGGCTGGTGGACCCTGGCCCGCATCCTGGGCGGCGCCTCGTACCAGAGCGTCACCGGCATCAGCAGGGCACCGGTCTGCTGGGCGAGCAGTGCGGGGCCGGCGGGCATCCGGGTGGCCTCGCCGAAGAAGTCGACCTCGATCCCGGCGGCGGACAGATCGCGGTCGGCGACCAGGCAGACGAAGCCGCCCGCGCGCAGCCTGCGCGCCAGCGTGCCGAACGCGGAGGCGCCACCGTGCGGCAGCACCTCCATGCCCAGGCTCTCGCGGTAGGCGACGAACCGGTCGTAGAGGGTCGCGGGCTCCAGGCGCTCGGCGACGGTGGTGAAGGGGGTGCGGGTCGCGGTCACGGCCCAGGCACCGGCCAGGTCCCAGTTGCCCATGTGCGGCAGCGCGAGCACGACCCCGCGCCCGGCGGCGAGCCCCTCGTGGAGCAGCTCCGCGTCCTCGACCTCGACGCTGTCCAGGATGTGCCGCTCGCTGTAGGCGGGCAGCCGGAAGGACTCCATCCAGTAGCGCAGATACGAGCGCATCCCGGCGCGGGAGAGCTGCCGCAGTTCGGCCGGGGAGGCTTCCGGGACCACCCGGGCGAGGTTCGCCTCCAGCCGGGCCACGCCCTTGCCGCGACGCCGCCACGCCGTGTCCGCCAGGCTGCGGCCGAGCCCGGCGGCCGCCGGCCCGGGCAGCTTCCGGACGCCCGCCCAGCCCAGTCCGTACAGCGCGTCGGTCAGCCGGCCGCGCAGCGCGCTCAAGCGGTCCTCCCGGGTTCCTCCGCCTCGTTCTGCGCGGCGCCCTCCGCGGCGTTCCCCGCGGCGGCCTTCCGCTCCTCGGCCTCGGCGACCTCGGCGGCCTCCCGCCGTACCGTCACCACGCGCTGGCCGAGTGTGACGGCGCTGCCGACGGCGACCACCCACAGCGCGATCGGCAGCAGCACACCCATGTAGGGGACGCCGAAAGTGGCCTCGAAGCCGGACAGGCCCGCGAGCACCAGCGTGATCACCAGCCGCTCGGCGCGCTCCACCAGGCCGTTCACGTCCACCGGCAGTCCGATGCTCTCGCCGCGCGCCTTGGTGTAGGAGACGACCTGCCCGCTGGCCAGACAGAACAGGGTCACGGCACACAGCACCAGGTCGTCGCCGCGGCCCGCGTACCACAGCGCGATTCCGCCGAAGACGGCCGCGTCGGCCACCCGGTCGAGCGTGGAGTCGAGGAAGGCGCCCCAGCGGCTGGAGCGGCCGAGCTGCCGCGCCATGTTGCCGTCCACCATGTCCGAGAAGACGAACAGGGTGATGACGACGGTGCCCCAGAAGAACGCGCCCTGCGGGTAGAAGACCAGGGCTCCCGCCATCACTCCCAGCGTGCCGACCAGGGTGACGGCATCGGGGCTCACACCTCGGCGCAGCAG
It encodes the following:
- the pdxS gene encoding pyridoxal 5'-phosphate synthase lyase subunit PdxS, with product MSTPSTATDSAVQRPETGTARVKRGMAEQLKGGVIMDVVTPEQAKIAEDSGAVAVMALERVPADIRKDGGVARMSDPDMIEGIIEAVSIPVMAKSRIGHLVEAQVLQALGVDYIDESEVLTPADEVNHSDKFAFTTPFVCGATNLGEALRRIAEGAAMIRSKGEAGTGNVVEAVRHMRQIKNEIGKLTVLDDNELYAAAKELRAPFELVKEVSVAGKLPVVLFSAGGVATPADAALMRQLGAEGVFVGSGIFKSGDPAKRAAAIVKATTFYDDPKIVADASRGLGEAMVGINCDTLPETERYASRGW
- the pgsA gene encoding phosphatidylinositol phosphate synthase; the protein is MLNKYARAFFTRVLTPFAAMLLRRGVSPDAVTLVGTLGVMAGALVFYPQGAFFWGTVVITLFVFSDMVDGNMARQLGRSSRWGAFLDSTLDRVADAAVFGGIALWYAGRGDDLVLCAVTLFCLASGQVVSYTKARGESIGLPVDVNGLVERAERLVITLVLAGLSGFEATFGVPYMGVLLPIALWVVAVGSAVTLGQRVVTVRREAAEVAEAEERKAAAGNAAEGAAQNEAEEPGRTA
- a CDS encoding glycosyltransferase family 4 protein; protein product: MRIGVVCPYSWDVPGGVQFHVRDLAEHLIRLGHEVSVLAPSDDETPLPSYVVSAGRAVPVPYNGSVARLNFGFLSAARVRRWLHEGGFDVLHIHEPATPSLSLLACWAAQGPIVATFHTSNPRSRAMIAAYPILQPALEKISARIAVSEYARRTLVEHLGGDAVTIPNGVDVGFFSRAEPEPAWQGGPEGRTIGFIGRIDEPRKGLPVLMKALPAILEAAPGTRLLVAGRGDEQEAVAQLPAAMRGSVEFLGMVSDEDKARLLRSVDLYVAPNTGGESFGIILVEAMSAGAPVLAGDLDAFEQVLDGGAAGELFPVGRADALADSAVRLLADSARRTDLRERGSRHVRRFDWSTVGADILAVYETVTDGAASVAPDERTGLRARFGLARD
- a CDS encoding phosphatidylinositol mannoside acyltransferase translates to MSALRGRLTDALYGLGWAGVRKLPGPAAAGLGRSLADTAWRRRGKGVARLEANLARVVPEASPAELRQLSRAGMRSYLRYWMESFRLPAYSERHILDSVEVEDAELLHEGLAAGRGVVLALPHMGNWDLAGAWAVTATRTPFTTVAERLEPATLYDRFVAYRESLGMEVLPHGGASAFGTLARRLRAGGFVCLVADRDLSAAGIEVDFFGEATRMPAGPALLAQQTGALLMPVTLWYEAPPRMRARVHQPIPVPPIEGRRERVAAMTQTLADTFAAGIAAHPQDWHMLQRFWLADLGPAAERGRG